Proteins encoded by one window of Lathyrus oleraceus cultivar Zhongwan6 chromosome 1, CAAS_Psat_ZW6_1.0, whole genome shotgun sequence:
- the LOC127115887 gene encoding actinidain: protein MSRMLDESSVVKAHQQWMTKYGITYKNSFEMENRLQVFRENLEYIENFNNAGNKSYTLGLNPYSDLTTEEFMASYTGLNIPSRVSSAKLRSNSVLFNITDDIPPYFDWRVKGAVTDIKAQGDCGGCWAFAAVATIEGFWKTDAFITTYKMVKENDEIQLLQAVTQQPVAASLHVGNEFRSYAGGVYTGTCGPTENHAVAIVGYGVSENDQKYWLIKNSWGQGWGERGYMRLIRDGPSGGPEGHCSIANYGSFPDLE from the exons ATGTCTCGAATGTTGGATGAATCATCCGTTGTTAAAGCACATCAACAATGGATGACCAAGTATGGAATCACATACAAAAATAGTTTTGAGATGGAGAATCGTTTACAGGTATTCAGAGAGAATTTAGAATACATAGAGAACTTTAATAATGCTGGTAACAAGAGTTACACTCTTGGCTTGAATCCATATTCTGATTTAACTACCGAAGAGTTTATGGCTTCCTATACCGGACTCAATATCCCAAGCCGAGTTTCTTCCGCCAAACTAAGATCAAATTCAGTACTCTTCAACATTACTGATGATATTCCACCCTATTTCGATTGGAGAGTGAAAGGAGCGGTTACCGATATCAAGGCACAAGGAGACTGTG GAGGTTGTTGGGCTTTTGCAGCTGTGGCGACCATAGAAGGTTTTTGGAAA ACTGACGCTTTTATAACTACTTACAAAATGGTAAAAGAGAATGATGAAATACAATTACTACAAGCTGTGACACAACAACCCGTTGCAGCTAGTCTCCATGTCGGGAATGAATTTAGGTCGTATGCTGGAGGGGTTTATACAGGAACATGTGGACCTACGGAAAATCATGCCGTTGCTATAGTTGGTTATGGTGTAAGTGAAAATGACCAGAAATATTGGTTGATTAAGAATTCTTGGGGTCAAGGTTGGGGAGAGAGAGGTTACATGAGGTTGATAAGAGATGGTCCTTCAGGTGGACCTGAAGGTCATTGTAGTATTGCAAATTATGGTTCTTTTCCTGATTTAGAGTAA